A DNA window from Castanea sativa cultivar Marrone di Chiusa Pesio chromosome 7, ASM4071231v1 contains the following coding sequences:
- the LOC142642282 gene encoding abscisic acid 8'-hydroxylase 4, giving the protein METICIVIYICIFLSTLFSYPLIKKQKKKHEPLVKLPPGSMGWPLIGETLQLYSQDPKVFFTAKQKRYGEIFKSHILGCPCVMLASPEAARFVLVTHAHLFKPTYPKSKEKMIGPSALFFHQGSYHSHLRKLVQSSLSPEAIRKLVPEIEAIAISALDSWANGQIVNSFHEMKKFSFDVGILSIFGRLDDKYREKLKENYCIVDKGYNSFPTNIPGTPYAKALEARKRLSEIVSEIICEREEKKLLDKDLLGYLMNFKDDGGQVLTKDQIADNIIGVLFAAQDTTASLLTWILKYLHDDRNLLEAVKAEQKAIYEVNDGGKRPLTWSQTRNMPLTYRVILECFRMASIISFTFREAVVDVEYKGYLIPKGWKVMPLFRNIHHNPEFFPDPQNFDPSRFKVAPKPNTFMPFGNGEHSCPGNELAKLETLILIHHLLTKFKWEVVGSQNGIQYGPFPVPQHGLPAKFWKESKHDV; this is encoded by the exons ATGGAGACTATTTGTATTGTAATATACATATGTATCTTTCTCTCTACCCTTTTTTCTTATCCTCtcataaagaaacaaaaaaagaagcacGAACCACTAGTTAAGCTTCCTCCAGGCTCAATGGGGTGGCCTTTAATAGGAGAAACCCTCCAACTCTACTCTCAAGACCCTAAAGTCTTCTTTACTGCTAAGCAGAAAAG ATATGGAGAAATATTCAAGAGCCACATACTTGGCTGCCCTTGTGTGATGCTGGCTAGTCCTGAGGCTGCTCGGTTTGTGTTAGTGACTCATGCTCATTTGTTCAAGCCTACGTACCccaaaagcaaagagaaaatgaTTGGCCCTTCAGCACTCTTTTTTCACCAAGGAAGCTATCACAGTCACCTTAGGAAGCTAGTTCAAAGTTCTTTATCACCCGAGGCAATCCGGAAACTGGTTCCTGAAATCGAAGCCATAGCCATTTCTGCTTTGGATTCATGGGCAAATGGACAAATCGTTAATTCCTTTCATGAGATGAAAAAG TTCTCTTTTGATGTGGGCATTCTTTCCATCTTTGGTCGATTGGATGACAAATATAGAGAAAAGCTGAAGGAGAACTATTGCATAGTGGATAAGGGATATAATTCTTTTCCAACAAACATTCCGGGTACTCCATATGCCAAAGCACTCGAG GCAAGGAAAAGGCTTAGTGAGATTGTGAGTGAGATAATTTGTGAAAGGGAAGAGAAGAAATTACTGGACAAGGATCTCTTGGGTTATTTGATGAACTTCAAAGATGACGGGGGCCAAGTTTTAACTAAGGATCAAATTGCTGATAACATTATTGGAGTACTATTTGCAGCTCAGGACACAACAGCTAGTCTACTAACATGGATTCTCAAATACCTTCATGATGACCGGAATCTTCTTGAAGCTGTAAAG GCAGAGCAAAAGGCGATATATGAAGTGAATGATGGAGGGAAGAGGCCCTTGACATGGTCTCAGACCAGGAATATGCCACTTACATATAGG GTTATACTAGAGTGCTTCAGGATGGCAAGCATCATATCGTTTACCTTTAGGGAAGCAGTGGTTGATGTAGAGTACAAAG GATATCTCATACCAAAGGGTTGGAAGGTGATGCCATTGTTCAGGAACATTCATCACAATCCAGAATTTTTCCCAGATCCTCAAAATTTCGATCCATCTAGATTTAAG GTTGCCCCAAAACCCAATACTTTCATGCCATTTGGCAACGGAGAGCACTCTTGTCCCGGCAATGAGCTTGCCAAGCTAGAGACGCTCATTCTGATCCACCATTTACTCACCAAGTTCAA GTGGGAAGTGGTAGGATCTCAAAATGGGATTCAGTATGGCCCATTCCCAGTTCCTCAGCATGGACTCCCAGCCAAATTTTGGAAAGAATCCAAACATGATGTGTGA